One window of Ziziphus jujuba cultivar Dongzao chromosome 5, ASM3175591v1 genomic DNA carries:
- the LOC107434683 gene encoding G-type lectin S-receptor-like serine/threonine-protein kinase LECRK3 — protein sequence MASVPVLPILLMLSVLLVVIDSKAQTKHSITTGSVLFPNPKSNSSWSSPSGLFAFGFYQQSSGFAVGVWMVNQTGNIIIWTANRDDPLVSSNAILELTKGGLLETEQGKDTKIGNDISSPASSASMLDSGNFVLLNSSDHVIWQSFDYPTDTILEGQVLTYGSQLVSSKTESDHSSGRFCIAMQSDGNLVSYPTNISSMPEIAYWASKTSDSNGAELRLYHNGSLFLQTHILSNGSYSNETKTFYRATLDDDGIFRLYSHYIESNTSSRVKVMWSTLQNQCQVKGFCGLNSFCQVVGNKSECICYPGFVFIDPDANFLGCYQDFREDSCRDSEDPYLRYNITSLQNMWWDDHPYIVVPQKEEACKDSCLGDCNCWAVLYVNGTCRKYNFPLRYGKKDIAISAVALFKMVLENSGTPKDTNHTGPPVPINRPILIDNKNNMVLILALSLGSVACLFSVFAVSSFIIYKHRYHRYRKLLENANLGLAEDFTLQSFSYNELERATDGFKEEIGRGSFGAVYKGILSESNKIVAVKRLEKVVEEGVREFRAEMTTIGRTHHRNLVQLLGFCIEGSKKLLVYEFMSNGSLADLLFKALSPPPWRERVRFILDVARGIFYLHEGCGVHIILCNLKPQNILLDDAWTAKICDFGLARLLMPNQAKTSMGVEATSTGYFAPEWQKNSFISVKADIYSFGVVLLEIVCCRRNIELDVSTPDEITLVDWVYKCFKAGELDKLVEDEEVDFPTLERMVKVGLWCIQDDPALRPLMKNVILMLEGTMDIPIPPCPELPRLP from the coding sequence ATGGCATCTGTACCAGTACTACCAATTCTGCTCATGTTGTCTGTGCTTCTTGTTGTAATTGATTCAAAGGCTCAAACAAAGCATAGCATCACCACAGGTTCTGTGTTGTTCCCCAACCCAAAGAGCAACTCTTCATGGAGCTCACCTTCTGGTCTTTTTGCCTTTGGTTTCTACCAACAAAGCAGTGGTTTTGCTGTCGGAGTATGGATGGTCAATCAAACTGGAAACATAATCATCTGGACTGCGAATCGAGATGATCCCCTTGTCTCCTCTAATGCAATTTTGGAGCTGACAAAAGGAGGTCTCCTTGAAACTGAGCAAGGTAAAGATACAAAGATTGGTAATGATATTTCAAGCCCTGCAAGTTCTGCTTCCATGCTTGATTCCGGAAATTTTGTACTCTTAAACAGCTCTGATCATGTTATTTGGCAGAGTTTCGACTATCCAACCGACACCATACTGGAAGGTCAGGTTCTTACTTATGGCAGCCAGTTGGTGTCTAGCAAAACTGAATCAGACCACTCAAGTGGACGATTCTGCATCGCTATGCAATCAGATGGAAACCTTGTTTCCTACCCTACTAACATCTCCAGTATGCCAGAAATAGCCTATTGGGCTTCCAAGACTTCTGATTCTAATGGTGCAGAGCTCCGTCTTTACCATAATGGATCTCTCTTCCTCCAAACGCACATTTTGTCAAATGGTTCATATTCTAATGAAACTAAAACTTTCTACCGGGCAACGCTGGATGATGATGGAATTTTCAGACTGTATTCACACTACATTGAAAGCAACACAAGCTCAAGGGTGAAAGTGATGTGGTCGACTTTGCAAAATCAATGTCAAGTAAAAGGTTTCTGTGGTTTGAACAGTTTCTGCCAAGTTGTTGGTAACAAATCCGAATGTATTTGTTACCCCGGATTTGTTTTCATTGACCCCGATGCTAATTTCCTTGGCTGCTATCAGGATTTCAGGGAAGATAGCTGCAGAGACAGTGAGGACCCATATCTCAGGTACAATATTACTTCCTTACAGAACATGTGGTGGGATGATCACCCTTATATTGTAGTGCCACAAAAGGAGGAAGCTTGTAAAGATTCTTGCCTGGGAGATTGTAACTGTTGGGCAGTGTTATATGTTAACGGTACTTGTCGTAAATATAACTTTCCATTAAGATATGGTAAAAAAGACATTGCCATATCAGCAGTAGCCCTCTTCAAGATGGTTTTGGAAAATAGTGGTACTCCGAAGGACACCAACCATACAGGCCCTCCTGTTCCTATAAATAGACCAATTTTAATTGATAACAAGAATAACATGGTTTTAATTCTGGCATTAAGTTTAGGTTCTGTTGCATGCTTGTTCTCTGTCTTTGCAGTTTCGAGTTTCATAATATACAAGCACCGATATCACAGGTATAGAAAGCTGTTGGAAAATGCTAATTTGGGGTTAGCTGAAGATTTTACTTTGCAATCATTTTCTTACAATGAGCTTGAAAGAGCAACAGATGGCTTCAAGGAAGAGATAGGAAGGGGTTCATTCGGAGCAGTTTATAAGGGGATTTTATCTGAGAGTAACAAAATTGTTGCTGTCAAAAGACTAGAGAAAGTTGTGGAAGAAGGGGTAAGAGAGTTTCGAGCTGAAATGACTACCATTGGAAGAACTCATCACAGAAACTTAGTTCAGTTGCTTGGTTTTTGTATTGAGGGATCCAAAAAACTTCTTGTTTATGAATTCATGAGCAATGGCTCACTTGCAGATCTTCTCTTTAAAGCCTTATCGCCCCCACCTTGGAGAGAAAGGGTAAGATTTATTTTAGATGTGGCAAGGGGGATCTTTTATCTACATGAAGGGTGTGGAGTGCATATCATCCTCTGCAACTTGAAACCCCAAAATATCCTCCTAGATGATGCTTGGACTGCTAAGATCTGTGATTTTGGTTTGGCAAGGCTATTAATGCCTAATCAAGCAAAAACCTCCATGGGAGTTGAAGCAACATCAACGGGGTATTTTGCTCCTGAATGGCAGAAGAATTCTTTCATATCTGTAAAAGCTGACATTTATAGCTTCGGTGTTGTGCTCTTGGAAATAGTATGTTGCAGAAGAAACATTGAGTTGGATGTTTCAACACCAGATGAGATAACACTCGTTGATTGGGTCTATAAATGCTTTAAGGCTGGAGAGTTGGATAAGCTTGTGGAGGATGAAGAAGTAGACTTCCCTACACTAGAAAGAATGGTGAAAGTGGGGCTGTGGTGCATCCAAGATGATCCGGCTTTGCGTCCTTTGATGAAAAATGTAATCTTGATGTTGGAAGGGACAATGGATATACCTATACCTCCATGTCCAGAACTTCCTCGTCTTCCTTGA